A single region of the Salvia miltiorrhiza cultivar Shanhuang (shh) chromosome 8, IMPLAD_Smil_shh, whole genome shotgun sequence genome encodes:
- the LOC131001982 gene encoding GATA transcription factor 8-like, giving the protein MGPNLVDEIDCANFFDQIDDLIEFPPDNECGGGAGGVGAGDFVSSGDSKDFPSMWSDTLPETDLLFASGGSASDLSAELSVPYEDIVQLEWLSTFVEDSFSGGGMTIAKESSSIKKEPSHNQFHTSSPVSVLESSSSSSSSCSGGKTMPLSPTHRGPQRARSKRPRPATFNPRAAIQLLSPSPSSVEAPPKFVPTGFSSKSENFAESPPTKVPKPAGAEHKKKKKIKITLTANQEETHEIPQMQQAVRKCMHCEITKTPQWRAGPMGPKSLCNACGVRYKSGRLFPEYRPAASPTFVPSLHSNSHKKVVEMRTKFGGGATMTTPTTSEPEHAPNP; this is encoded by the exons atgggacCAAATTTGGTGGATGAGATTGATTGCGCAAACTTCTTTGACCAAATTGATGACTTGATTGAGTTCCCCCCTGACAATGAATGTGGTGGAGGCGCCGGTGGCGTTGGAGCAGGAGATTTCGTTAGTTCCGGTGATTCCAAGGATTTTCCGAGCATGTGGAGTGACACATTGCCGGAAACTGACCTCTTATTCGCCAGCGGAGGCAGCGCCTCCGACCTCTCTGCTGAGCTCTCTGTTCCG TACGAGGATATCGTGCAACTGGAATGGCTCTCGACTTTCGTGGAGGATTCGTTCTCCGGTGGGGGGATGACCATCGCAAAGGAGAGCTCGAGCATCAAGAAGGAGCCGTCGCACAACCAATTCCATACCTCGAGTCCAGTTTCAGTTTtggagagcagcagcagcagcagcagttccTGCTCGGGGGGAAAGACTATGCCGCTCAGCCCGACTCACCGTGGACCGCAACGTGCTCGGAGCAAACGCCCTCGCCCGGCAACATTCAACCCTAGAGCTGCCATTCAGCTCCTCTCCCCATCGCCCTCCTCTGTAGAGGCGCCTCCCAAGTTCGTCCCGACCGGATTTTCATCCAAGTCCGAGAATTTCGCGGAGTCGCCTCCCACGAAGGTCCCTAAACCAGCCGGAGCCGAAcacaagaagaaaaagaagatcaAGATAACTCTGACGGCGAATCAAGAAGAGACTCACGAGATCCCGCAAATGCAGCAAGCAGTCCGAAAATGCATGCATTGTGAGATAACAAAGACTCCTCAATGGAGGGCCGGTCCAATGGGACCGAAATCCCTATGCAACGCTTGTGGGGTGCGCTACAAGTCCGGCCGGTTGTTCCCTGAGTACCGGCCAGCGGCTAGCCCTACCTTCGTCCCGTCCCTGCACTCGAACTCGCACAAGAAGGTTGTTGAGATGAGAACCAAGTTTGGTGGCGGAGCAACAATGACTACTCCCACAACCTCAGAGCCCGAGCACGCCCCAAATCCGTAG